CGGCGTGGACGGCGGCACCGGCAAGGACGGCGGGAGTGGCGGCGTCATCATCGATCCGGGCGGCAACCCCCATGGCGGTGGCGGCGGGACCGACGACGACAGCGGATGCGGGTGCACCAGCACGTCGGTGCCGGCCATGGCGACGCTGGGGCTGCTGGCCCTGTCGCTCCTGGGCCGCCGGCGCCGGAACTGACACTCGAAGCGGGTTGAAAGCGACAGGGGGGCGGGATGAAGTGCGCGCCCCATGCGCACCTTTCGTTCCTCCGTCCTGGCGCTCGCGGTGCTCGCCTCCGCCTGCAAGGGCGGCCCGACGCCCGCTCCCGCCATCACCCCGCCTGCGCCGGCCGAGCCCTTGCGGCTCACGCTGGTGGGCACCAACGACTTCCACGGCTGGGTGATGCCCCACCGCGCCACGCTGCCGGACGGGCAGAAGGTGGAGCAGGGGGGCGCGGCGCTCTTCGCGTCCTACGTGGCGCGGCTGCGCGAGGACAACCCGGGCGGCGTGCTGCTGGTGGACGGCGGCGACCTGTTCCAGGGAACGCTGGCGTCCAACCTGGGCGAGGGCGCCATCGTCGTCGACGTGTACAACCTGCTGGGCTACACGGCGGTCGCCATCGGCAACCACGAGTTCGACTACGGACCGGTGGGCCCGGGGCCCGTGGCCACGCGTCCGGACGAGGACCCGCTGGGCGCGCTCAAGGCCCGCGTGGCGCAGGCGAAGTTCCCCTTCCTGTCCGCCAACGTGCGTGAGATGGACGGCCGCCCTCCGGCGTGGCTGGGCAACGACGGCACCACGGTCGTCACAGTGAAGGGCGTGAAGGTGGGCCTCCTGGGCCTGTCCACGCTGCAGACGCCGCAGACGACCAACCCCGCGAACGTCGCGAGCCTGAAGTTCGAGTCCCTGGCCGACGCCGCGAAGCAGGCCGCGAAGTCGCTGCGTGAGCAGGGCGCGGAGGTGGTGGTCGCCGTCGCGCACGCGGGCGGCAAGTGCACGGACCTGGCGAACCCTCGCGACACGTCCGGGTGCGAGCGCGACGACGGCGAAATCTACGCGGTGCTGGAGGCGCTGCCGAAGGGCGCGGTGGACGCGGTGGTGGCGGGCCATACGCACCAGGTCATGGGGCACTTCTTCGGCGACGTGCCGGTCATCGAGACGACAGGCCTGGCGCGCTCGTTCGGCGTGGTGGACCTCTTCGTGGATCCGGTGACCCACCGCGTGCTGCCCGAGCGCACGCGCATCAACGCCGCCATCCCGGTATGCGGCGCCGTGGACGCCACGCTGAAGTCCTGTGATCCGCTGAAGCTGAAGGACGCGAAGGACGTGCGGCTGGTGCCGGCCACGTTCCTGGGCCAGCCGGTGACGCAGGATGCTCGCGTGGAGGCGCTGGTGGCCCCCGCGGAGGCGCGCGTGGAGGAGGAGCAGCGCCGCCCGGTGGGCGTGGAAACCCAGGCCCGCATGCCCCAGGTGTACGAGGGCGAGAGCGCGCTGGGCAACCTCATCGCGGACGCGATGCGGGAGGCGGCCCGCGCCGACGCGGCGGTGATGAACGCGGGCGGCATCCGGGCGGACCTGCCGCAGGGGCCGCTCACCTTCGGCAAGCTCTATGAAATCCTGCCCTTCGACAACACGCTCGCGGTGCTGGAGCTGAGCGCGGACGAGCTGCGCCGCTTCCTGTCGCTGGCCTATGGCGGCCGCAAGGGCGTCTTCGCGGTGTCCGGGCTGGAGGTGACGCTGGGCGCGTGCCCGGGCCCGGAGCGCTTCCAGGGCGTGACGCTTCCGGGGGGCAAGCCGCTGAAGGCGAAGGCGACCTACCGGGTCGCGGTGCCGGACTTCCTCCTGCGCGGCGGTGACGGGGTGGGGCCCCTGACGTCCACGCTGCCACGGGAACGTATCAACCTGTTGCAGGCGCAGGATCTGCGCGAGGTGCTCACCGCGTACGGCCGCGCCCACGGCAACGCGCTGAAGCCTCCGGCGCTCGGGCGCGTGCACCTGGTCAAGGCGGCGGGGCCCTGCGCAGACGCGAAGCCCTGAAAAAAGTGCGCCCGGCGTTGGAAATTTTCCCTCCGCGCTGATCCGCTGGGGCTGGATCGCGGTGCAACCCAGCGGAAGATCAGCACAAGGCGCCCAGGGCCGAATTTTCGGCCTGGGATCAGTTTCCAACGGCGGGAAACCTCCCTACTCTAGGGCACGCGAGATCCCTTGCAGGCGCGGCCCCGAGCCAGCGCGAGCAAGTTGGAGCCCGTGCGTGGGAGGGACAGAAGAGATGCTCTACAAAGTGACCCCGATGATGGTCCCGGTTGCGCCTGAGAAGAAAGAGGCGCGCGAGCCGGGCCAGCCGCGCAAGCGGCGCAAGTCCTCCGTCTACGACGCCGACGGCCACGAGGTGTTGATCTCGCTGATGTGTCTGAAGTGCAAGACGCTCAAGCCGCTGGCGCAGTTCGGGCTGCGGAAGATGGCGGACGGCGCCATCCGCAACCAGCCGTGGTGCCGGGGCTGCCGCTCGGGCGCGGGCACGAAGAAGCCGAAGAAGGACGAGTCCCAGGCCGCCACCGTCCAGGTGCCCGCCGTCGCCGCCACGGAGCCCGTGCTCCAGGTCGTCGCCGCCGTGCCGCTCGACGCCGCGCCCGTGGCTCCCACGCTCGTCGACGCCCCGGTCGCGGACAGCGCGACGGCCACCCCCCTGGTCTGATCCACCGCCCGGGATGATCCGCCCTGCTGGGGCGCGCACCGTTCGCGCCCCGCATGTGACGGATCTGCCCGGGGCGGCCCGCCTCCTGCCTCTCAGGACAGTCGCAGGCCCGCCGGCAGCGTGTCGCCGAGCGCCCGGGCTTCGTCCGCGGCCTCCAGGGCCACCACTTCACGCACCATCCGCACCCAGGTGTCGGCGGCCTTCGCGGCCACCAGCGCCTGGGCCGTGCGCTCGCGCAGCGCCGGATCCAGATCGCGCGTGCGGTCGCCGGTGAGGCGCGCGAGCTGGGCGGCGGCGAAGGGCGCGCCATCCACCTTGCGCAGGTCCAGGGACAAGAGCAGCTCCAGCCACGCCTCCGCCGTCTCCACGTCCACGACCTTGTGGCTGCTGCCGTACAGCGGCACGCGCGCGCCCAGCCGGCCCAGGGCCCACGCCCACGGACCGCCGGAGCGGGACTCGGCCTTCAGCCGCGCGGCGATCCACCGGCCCACCTCCGCCTTGTCGCCCGGCGCCAGGTGCTCCAGCGAGGCGGCGGTGCGGATCATCTCGTCCAACCCTTCCGGTTGGATGCCCTTCAGCTTGCCGCCCTGCGTGGGCGCGTCCGGCGGCACGCGCCGGGCCAGGTGCGGCTGGAGGTAGCCGTACAGCTTCTGCTGCTGTCCTTCCGTGAGGCCGCCCGCGATGCGGCGCCACATCACCCAGAACTCCGTCCACACCGCCTTGTCCGTGTGGTGCTGCACCAGCGCGTCGAAGAGGCTGAAGGTCTGCTCCGCGCGCCAGCCGTCCAGCGGGTAGCCGAAGCCGGGGCGCAGGCAGAACCCGGTGAGGCTGTAGAAGACGCGCTCGTGGTCATCCGTGCGGCGGCGCTTGCTCGCGCCCGCGTACAGCGTGCTCCACAGCTCGCGCAGCACGGGCACGCGCCACGTCTCGCGCGGGCCCAGCACCTTCTCCAGCGTGCGCGACAGCTGCTTCACGTCCTTGGGCCCCAGGGGCAGCGGCTTGTTGCCGTAGACGCGCTCCACGTTGTCCTTCGCCTCGGCGAAGCGCGCGGGCATGGACTCGGTGACGGTCAGCTCGTGCGAGCCGCCGGTGCCGCGCAGCTCGAACTCCAGGCGCCAGCGCTCGTCCGCGACGTCCGACACGCAGAACAGCTCCAGCGTGCCAATCTCCGTGAGCGCCGCCTGCAGGTGCACCGGCACTTCGCTGACCTTGCCGGACGCGCCCTTGAGCAGCGTGTGGATGGGCGGCAGCGGCTTCAGGTCCTCCGCCAGCGGTACCAGGTCCCCCGGCTTGTCGATGCGGTCGCTCGTCGTGGAGTAGAGCGCGAACTGCACCGGCCGGCCCAGGGTGAGCGTGAAGGGGCGCTCGCCCAGGTCCACCTTCTGGCCCTCCTCGAAGCCGCGGGGAATGAGGCACAGCGTGGGCTGCTCCGCGCTGTCCGGGCCGCGCTGCAGGCCCACGTAGTACGCGCGCGCCGCGCCACCGCCGATGCGCAGGCCATGCCCGCGCCGCACCAGCCCGTAGTACGCCGCGCCGCGCGCCACCGCGAGCTCCAGCGACTCGTGCCTGAGCAGCGGGATGCGCGGCGCCTGGGGCCACCACGCGGACAGCGCGTCCACCAGCCGCGCCGAAATCTGCGGCGAGTTGAAGACGCCGCCGTTGAGCAGGATGGCGTCCGGGCGGGGCAGGGCGCCTTCGTGCGACGGCGTCTCGCCCAGCGCCGCGAAGCCCGCCGCCGCGTGCTGCGCGAGGAAGGCCGCCAGGTGCCGGGTGACGGCCGGGTCCTGCACGTACGGCAGGCCCAGCTCCTGGAGCGCCATGCGCGCCGAACGCCGGGGCCGGTCCCCGGGCGGGGACAGCGGGAAGAAGCCGTCCAGCACCAGCGCGTGCGCCTCGTCGCGGCTGAGCTCCGTGGACAGCGTGCCGCCCAACAGCCGGCTGCCCTCGCCGATGAGCGACACGCCGTACTTCTCCGGCGGCGCGCGCCCCAGCAGCTCCTCCTTGGCGGTGCGCGCGGCCTGGATGGCCTGCGTCCACTGCGTCGCGGACAGGCGCCGGCCGTTCTGGGTGAGCTTCTCCTCCATGCGCCGGGCGAGCGCCGCGTCCATGTTGTCGCCGCCCAGCATCAGGTGGTCGCCCACCGCCAGCCGCCGCAGCATGGGGCCTTCCGGCGACACGCCCGCGTGCACCAGCGTGAAGTCCGTGGTGCCGCCGCCCACGTCCACCACCAGCACCAGCCGCACCTGGGACAGCGTCTGCTCCAGGTCCGAGCGGTGCCGCGCGGTGTAGTCGTAGAAGGCCGCCTGCGGCTCCTCCAGCAGCGTGAACTTCTCCAGCCCCGCCTTGCGCGCCGCGCTCACCGTGAGGGCGCGCGCCGCCTCGTCGAACGAAGCGGGGACGGTGATGACCACCTCCTGCTTCGCCAGGGGCTCGGCCGGATGCGCGAAGTCCCACGCCCGGGCCATGTGCGTGAGCAGCAGGGCGGACGCGTCCACCGGGGACAGCTTCCGCACGTCCGCGGGCGCGCCCCACGGGAGGATGGGCGCGGAGCGGTCCACGCCCGGGTGGCACAGCCAGCTCTTGGCGGAGGCCACCAGCCGGCCCGGCACGCGTGCGCCCTGCCAGCGGGCCAGCTCACCCACGACATACGGGCCGCCGTCATCGCCCCAGGGCAGGCGCAGCACCTCCGGGGCCAGCTCGTGGCCGGCGGGGACGTAGACGGTGGAAGGCAGGAGGGCGCGGGGAGCCACCTCGCCCTGGCGGACGAGCTGGGGCAGGGGGAAGTCCTCGACGGGCGCCCCCGAGCCCTTGCCTGGATCCACGGATGCCACCGCGCAATGGGTGGTGCCCAGGTCGATGCCGACGATTCGCATACGCCTCCGGTGTGCGGGGCCCCTTCTACTCCTTCATGCGCACGTTGAGCTCCAGCTTCCAGCGTCCGGAGCCGTTCTTCTCCAGGCACCGCAGCTCCAGCGTGCCCACCTCCGTCACCGCCGCCTGGAGGTTCACCGGCGTCAGGTCGCCAAAGGGCGTGGGCTGTCCGGGCAGCGTCGTTTCAATCGGCGCCACCTCCTCCAGCCCTCCGGAGGCCAGCTCCGACTCCACGTCCTCCAGCATGTCGCCCACGCGGTCATCGCGCCGCACGGATGACGCGAAGAAGCGGAAGCTGGTGGGCTCGCCGGTGACGAGTCCGAACTCCTGGGGCGGCACGTCCGCCTGCGTCCCTTCCTCCATGCCGAAGGGCGCCACGCACAGCGCCTTCACCGGCGGCTCCATGCCCGGCACCGCCGGCATCGCCGTCTCCACGCCCACGTAGTAGGCGCGCGCCGTGCCGCCGCGGATGCGCAGGCCGTGCCCCTGACGCACCCAGCCGTAGTAGGCCGCGCCGCGGGCCACCGCGAGGTCCAGGTCCGCGCCCTCCAGCTCCTTCGCCGGGGGCGCCCCTTCCGCGGCGAGCCACTGGTTGAGGACCTCCATCACGCGGCCCTTCAGCGGCCCGGCCTTGAAGACGCCGCCGTTGAAGAGCACCGCGGTGGGGTGCAGGAAGCCCTTGCCCGTCACGTCCACCGGCGAGTCCGCGCTGGCCGCCAGCGCCTGCGCCTGCCGGGTGAGGAAGGCCGCCAGGTGCTTCGTCACGGCCGGGTCCTGCGCGTACGGCAGCGCCATCTGCGCCAGGCCCGTGCGCCGGGCGGTGCGCGGCAGGTCCGCCACCTGCGTCACCGGGAAGAAGCCATCCGTGAGGACGCGGTCCAGCTCTTCGCGCGTCAACTCCGTGCGCAGCGTGCCGCCGATGAGCGACGAGCCCCGGCCCGGAATGGCGATGGGCACCCGGTCCACGGAAGGGTCCGCGTACAGCGTCTCCTTCGCCTGCCGGCACCCATAGGTCAGGCCGTTGAACTGCCACGCGTCCAGCTTGCGGCCGTCCGCGGCCATCCGCTGGTTGAGCGTGTGCGCCAGGGCGAGGTCCATGTTGTCGCCGCCCAACAGGATGTGGTCGCCCACCGCCACGCGCAAAAGCTCCAGGTCGCCCTCGCGGTCCTTCACGGTGATGACGGAGAAGTCGGACGTGCCGCCGCCCACGTCCACCACGAGAATCACTTCCCCGGGCTGCACCTGCCTGCGGAAGTTCTCCCCCATCGCCTCCAGCCACGCGTACAGCGCGGCCTGGGGCTCCTCGAGCAGGGTGATGTGCTCCAGGCCCGCCGCCTTCGCGGCCTCCAGCGTCAGGTCGCGCGCCGCCGCGTCGAAGGACGCCGGGACGGTGACGATGACCTCCTGCTTCGACAGCGCGTTGCCGGACTCCTCCTGCGCGCGGGCGAAGGTGTGGTCCCACGCCTCCTTCAGGTGGCGCAGGTAGCGCGCGGACGCATCCAGCGGCGACACGCGCTGTACCTCCGGCGGCGCCTGCCAGGGAAGCAGCGCCGAGCGCCGGTCCACGCCCGGATGCGACAGCCAGCTCTTCGCGGAGGACACCAGCCGCGTGGGCACCTTCGCCCCGTGCGAGCGGGCGAAGTCACCCACGATGACGCCCGGCTCCTGGCTCCACGGCAGCCCCAGGCTCCCCTCCGGGAACTCCTGTGCGCTGGGCAGGTAGAGGAAGGAGGGCAGCAGCGGGCGCGCTTCCACGGTGCCGGGCGCCGTCACCTGCGGCACGGGCAGCATGGACTGCGAGGGGCCGCGCGGCTTGCCGTCCTCGAGGTTGAAGTAGGACACCGCGGAGTGCGTGGTGCCCAGGTCGATGCCGATTGCGTATCGGGCCATATCGGTCAGGAACCCCGGGAAGGGGCCTTGTGGTTCCTCGAAGGGAAGGGGACTTCGAAAGATGCGCCGCCTGCTGCCCGGGCGGGCGTCAGGCGAGCTCGACTTCCGCCGGTGCCAGCACGCGCGGCTCCATGGCGGAGCTGACGGTGGGGAACTTCACCTCCGTGGTCACCCAGCCGTGGTGCCGGAGCGTGCCACCATAAGGAGGTTCACCGGCGACGTTGCCGGTCAGCCGGATGCGCTGCGCGTCGAAGCCCGGCGGCACCGTCACCTTGTCGCCCTCGCCCTGCGGCAGCACCGGCTGGAGCGTCAGGTACTGGTGCACCACCTTGCGGCAGCCCTCATGGACGATGCGGGCCGCCGCGCCCACGTCCGCGTCCGGGAAGGCCGCGACGTTCTCCTGCACGAAGTCCAGGAAGCGACCCTCGCGCTGGAGCATGGCCAGCAGCGACAGGGCGCTGGCGTGCTCGCGCTCGGGGGGCAGGGGAGCGGGCGCCACGGGCGCCGGGACGACGGGCGTCTTCACCGGCGGTGGGGCCTGCGTGTCCCCGGACGGGAGCTCCTTGAGCTGGCCGGCGTCATAGGCGCGGCTGGTCGGCAG
This DNA window, taken from Corallococcus coralloides DSM 2259, encodes the following:
- a CDS encoding bifunctional metallophosphatase/5'-nucleotidase; its protein translation is MRTFRSSVLALAVLASACKGGPTPAPAITPPAPAEPLRLTLVGTNDFHGWVMPHRATLPDGQKVEQGGAALFASYVARLREDNPGGVLLVDGGDLFQGTLASNLGEGAIVVDVYNLLGYTAVAIGNHEFDYGPVGPGPVATRPDEDPLGALKARVAQAKFPFLSANVREMDGRPPAWLGNDGTTVVTVKGVKVGLLGLSTLQTPQTTNPANVASLKFESLADAAKQAAKSLREQGAEVVVAVAHAGGKCTDLANPRDTSGCERDDGEIYAVLEALPKGAVDAVVAGHTHQVMGHFFGDVPVIETTGLARSFGVVDLFVDPVTHRVLPERTRINAAIPVCGAVDATLKSCDPLKLKDAKDVRLVPATFLGQPVTQDARVEALVAPAEARVEEEQRRPVGVETQARMPQVYEGESALGNLIADAMREAARADAAVMNAGGIRADLPQGPLTFGKLYEILPFDNTLAVLELSADELRRFLSLAYGGRKGVFAVSGLEVTLGACPGPERFQGVTLPGGKPLKAKATYRVAVPDFLLRGGDGVGPLTSTLPRERINLLQAQDLREVLTAYGRAHGNALKPPALGRVHLVKAAGPCADAKP
- a CDS encoding Hsp70 family protein; this encodes MRIVGIDLGTTHCAVASVDPGKGSGAPVEDFPLPQLVRQGEVAPRALLPSTVYVPAGHELAPEVLRLPWGDDGGPYVVGELARWQGARVPGRLVASAKSWLCHPGVDRSAPILPWGAPADVRKLSPVDASALLLTHMARAWDFAHPAEPLAKQEVVITVPASFDEAARALTVSAARKAGLEKFTLLEEPQAAFYDYTARHRSDLEQTLSQVRLVLVVDVGGGTTDFTLVHAGVSPEGPMLRRLAVGDHLMLGGDNMDAALARRMEEKLTQNGRRLSATQWTQAIQAARTAKEELLGRAPPEKYGVSLIGEGSRLLGGTLSTELSRDEAHALVLDGFFPLSPPGDRPRRSARMALQELGLPYVQDPAVTRHLAAFLAQHAAAGFAALGETPSHEGALPRPDAILLNGGVFNSPQISARLVDALSAWWPQAPRIPLLRHESLELAVARGAAYYGLVRRGHGLRIGGGAARAYYVGLQRGPDSAEQPTLCLIPRGFEEGQKVDLGERPFTLTLGRPVQFALYSTTSDRIDKPGDLVPLAEDLKPLPPIHTLLKGASGKVSEVPVHLQAALTEIGTLELFCVSDVADERWRLEFELRGTGGSHELTVTESMPARFAEAKDNVERVYGNKPLPLGPKDVKQLSRTLEKVLGPRETWRVPVLRELWSTLYAGASKRRRTDDHERVFYSLTGFCLRPGFGYPLDGWRAEQTFSLFDALVQHHTDKAVWTEFWVMWRRIAGGLTEGQQQKLYGYLQPHLARRVPPDAPTQGGKLKGIQPEGLDEMIRTAASLEHLAPGDKAEVGRWIAARLKAESRSGGPWAWALGRLGARVPLYGSSHKVVDVETAEAWLELLLSLDLRKVDGAPFAAAQLARLTGDRTRDLDPALRERTAQALVAAKAADTWVRMVREVVALEAADEARALGDTLPAGLRLS
- a CDS encoding Hsp70 family protein, which encodes MARYAIGIDLGTTHSAVSYFNLEDGKPRGPSQSMLPVPQVTAPGTVEARPLLPSFLYLPSAQEFPEGSLGLPWSQEPGVIVGDFARSHGAKVPTRLVSSAKSWLSHPGVDRRSALLPWQAPPEVQRVSPLDASARYLRHLKEAWDHTFARAQEESGNALSKQEVIVTVPASFDAAARDLTLEAAKAAGLEHITLLEEPQAALYAWLEAMGENFRRQVQPGEVILVVDVGGGTSDFSVITVKDREGDLELLRVAVGDHILLGGDNMDLALAHTLNQRMAADGRKLDAWQFNGLTYGCRQAKETLYADPSVDRVPIAIPGRGSSLIGGTLRTELTREELDRVLTDGFFPVTQVADLPRTARRTGLAQMALPYAQDPAVTKHLAAFLTRQAQALAASADSPVDVTGKGFLHPTAVLFNGGVFKAGPLKGRVMEVLNQWLAAEGAPPAKELEGADLDLAVARGAAYYGWVRQGHGLRIRGGTARAYYVGVETAMPAVPGMEPPVKALCVAPFGMEEGTQADVPPQEFGLVTGEPTSFRFFASSVRRDDRVGDMLEDVESELASGGLEEVAPIETTLPGQPTPFGDLTPVNLQAAVTEVGTLELRCLEKNGSGRWKLELNVRMKE
- a CDS encoding DUF2760 domain-containing protein, whose product is MTDPSASLSFFARFWLAWLCFWRCLVSREFAQAVLPTSRAYDAGQLKELPSGDTQAPPPVKTPVVPAPVAPAPLPPEREHASALSLLAMLQREGRFLDFVQENVAAFPDADVGAAARIVHEGCRKVVHQYLTLQPVLPQGEGDKVTVPPGFDAQRIRLTGNVAGEPPYGGTLRHHGWVTTEVKFPTVSSAMEPRVLAPAEVELA